The Salarias fasciatus chromosome 16, fSalaFa1.1, whole genome shotgun sequence sequence AGGAATTACCGGCTGTGTCCCATATTGAGATGTTGTACGGTCCCCACTGTTTGAGGAAAAACGCTCCTCCGATGGTGCTGATGGTCTCTTTGAACTTCCTGTCCATGTACCTGTGGAGCAGAGACGTCTTCCCCACGTTCATGTCCCCGAGCAGGACCACCTTCACGTCCGGCTTCTTCATCTTGGACACGTCGGGCatggtgaggatgatgaggatgagtcCCGGAGCTGTTCTTTAAAGGTCTTTACAGCAGAAGAAGCGACGCGGGACTAAGTGTCGGAGAGCATTTGGTTTCTTCGGTGAATTCTTCCCGCAAAGCGAGTTTGACGAAGGGACGCTCATCTGTGCCAGTCCGAAGTGACTTCGCTCCAATCTGAGTCTGAACTTCTAAAAGTGACGAGGTGAAACGGGAAGTAGGTGAGCAGCGTGGGCTCCGATTTTACCCTGAGTAGAGTCTGTCAGGCAGCCCAGCCGCGAGACCAGCCTGATTACTCTGAAAAACCAAACTCTGGTGAAAGATTTCTGATTCCGCAGAACTTCAAGAATACTTTAGTCAAGGAAATTGTGTTAGTTGAATAAAACGACACGCCAgagatgcatttaaaaaaataataataaaagactGGTGGAAGAAAatgagtatttttttcttcttcttcttctttttgagcAAGAGATAACTCGTAGCACATTTATTACCATAAAATGCCACtaaaacattgtttaaaaagaaacattaataTATTGACGTTACTGCTGGTATTTCTCTGAGCTTGCCTGTAAGACTGAACTCTGGGCAACTACAGCCGGACTGTGTGCCTGATTAGTCAGACTGGATCGCTCCGGTGGGCGGTGCGTAGCTTTCAAACTGGATTCTGACTATGGCGTACAAAGATTACTGTGTTGAAGACAACAACACGTGCTGGGAAAATATTCTGCATGACCTATTTCCCATTTGTTTTGTCGAAACAATGAAAAGTATGTTCTACATTTGTATTGTCGGGGTTTGTCAAATGTAGCAAATTCTATAGAAGTGTGATGATAACATTTAAAGCCATTATTTCAAACCAGATAAATCTCCCAGATAAGGTCATGTGTAGCAAGTAACAGGGAGACAATTGGCATTGaactgaaaaaataataaatattttgcttttgaaaataatgtaaaaatgttgaACCTAATTTAAAATATGTCGATGTTGCAACCAATAAACCAGTGTGACAATGACAAAACTGAagttttaacttattttttttgcaaaatacttctttttttttttttttagaatcaagctgcattttaaaatttaacaGTTCTTCTATAAATTGTTTGTGAGTTGTTCATGCAATATTGGTATTTTTATTCTCCTGTTGTCTTTACATAAAATGTAGTTCGAGAATATGTTGCTTGATTTCAGTGTAATTTAAATATTCCCAACAGTGACCTCCTGGGTTCTGTTagatatttattttgttaaaacataCAGTTTAGTAGAAATTTATTTCTTTCTAAACTCAATGCTTTAACACAATTTgcaagttttttgttgttgttttttttttttgttttttttttttttgtttgttttttacagataacaaaactttaaatgtttttgtttgaattattttacTCTAAACACCTTTAATATAGTTAATGGTTAGTTTGTcttccaaacagaagaaaatgtctGAAAGTGATCAAGTCTGGAAACTATTTTCAGAAAGTAAAAGTTGTGAACTTAATATTTCTCCTGTTCTATCCTTTTTATATATGCCAGACAGTTTCTCAAAAGGCTTTCCggatagttttttttgttgttgttgttgttaatttattactgaaatttttgtttaattctcaAGTGTCCCTTCTAACACATTTTGACCGGCTGAAGCTGCAGTAACTGTAAACCATCGTTTCCTGGCGCCTCTAGCGGCCACAGTGGTTATTGCAACTCTGACATGTTTCCAGGCGCCTCTGGCGGCCACAGAGGGAATAGCAGCTCTGATGGACGAGGGCTCAACGCTCCCTCCTCCAGATAGATAGTTTCCGAGCGGACTGTGAATGCAGCACACGCCGGTCTGGTCTCTTCCTGTACTACAGCCCGGGGTCAGGGAGCCtcatgatccggatcactgctGCTCTCTTGTCAGCGTTGAAGCGCAGCTCCGTACCAGGTTAGTGAAAGAGGGTCTCGCTGCCCGCGGCTGCAGGGGAGGTTCTGACTACATGCCTCCACTCATTCGCACTCTCGCTTTTTGCTCGGTCACGGCGGCGCTGTCGGTTTTGACTGCGATGGTGGGCCAAACAGGTAAAGTGCAGGAACTGCCGTGAGTTTCCTTATGGTGCTGAAATACCGGGCTGGGTTTGTGGTTAGGTGTTTGTTGTTCGAGCGGTTGACAGCTGGTTGGAAGAGACGGGCTTTAGGACCCAGCGGGAAACAGAGAACACAGCAGAGATGATATGAACACAGACTTCAGTGCAAATGGACATGCACGGTGACATGAATGCAATAACACATTTAATGCAGATACACATATACCTGGTGCACAAAAGCTTCATACATAGTCATTTATACACAACGTATTTCTGCACATATATAGTAAGTATATTGCACCCATgtcataaatgttaaaaaatatcaatttttaattaacaataaaacaaagacaacacatAAGCTGTTGAAAGTGAcacattttgatttttcaatGGAATTATAACATTATATTGCTGTGATCGCAATAAGATATCTCTAAAACGTTGGTACCATTGTCTTGTCTTTCCTGTTCTCTAGCAACAGGCTGGGAGGTGAAGAGACCTGAAAGATGTTAGTCAGGACCGAAAATTGAAAAAGCCCCTTAGAAAACAACATGGTaggcatttttgaggaaaaacattttaagcatTGTTTCTATATGATTTTTTAGTGCTGAATCCATTTCTGCCGGTTGCCCAGCTGTAAAAGTTACCGTTTAGTCATAATTGATTCATTAGCATAATTAATATATTAATCGCCCAAAGTTAGAAATTGCTATTAATTTCCTATTTGTTAATATCATACATATGATTGCTTGGTATCATTGTAAAGGGGACCTTCTAGCCTTTAATTTAAGcccatatttgcatttttttgacaaacacagaggtcacatgacctctttaaactataaattacacacattttcccacAATTTTCGCATAAACTACATAGTTTATTTTATCCCTGTGGGATCAAGGGATATCAAGGACCCAAAAGCCAACAATCTCAATACTAAATACAGGAAATGTATGATATTTCTTTGTGAGAGGCTATTGTGAGCCTTAAAATAGCAGTAACCAGTTCAGGCCCATTCACCTCCATTCATTCTTTGCACCAGcattatgtaaacaaaaaaacccacaccaaTTGTTTAGATGTAATGATACTATTAGTAATATTAATGCAATGACAATCAAAGGCCAGGTAGACATTTTCCATCCTTGTAATCAGTAAAATTCACTGAAGATGGcaacaaattacaaatataaaTAGCAATGATTAAATCAAAATGACATTACAGGTTCTTtgtgatcatatttttttttccttcagtgcatTACATATTCATGCAAGTGTCACTTGACTTTCGGCACTGACAGGATGCAGTGCATGGGTTTGGCTTACAGCCGCACCGGGCCGTCTTCCATCCAGTTGTGCAGCCACAGGTCACTAGCTCCTCACAGGCATCTGGAACTGCAGGCAACGACATGAGTTCAGGAACAAGCACGTTGTTCTCCATCTTCCATCCCATATTTTCAGGGGGTGGCAGCACCGGGTACTGCAGGTGGGCCTGCCGCCAAGCCAAAGTCTGGAGGTGAACATGATGGATGTGAAATTTCAGAGCGTCTCTGGTGGGTGGGTCTCTCTGTGGTCATGCCTTTAACAAACAGGCCCAAATGGACTTcactgatgttgtttgtgttgtttgcaccgtataatttacagaaaaacatttctgcatccATGATGGTGGAGTCACTAAGCTCAGGACCTTCACCAAGCCCCTTGAGTAGATGGCTATGCTGTCTAAATACATTCCAGCAGGTCTTCTTCGTGTGTCCTGAAATGTATGATGTCGAGTCACTCCCAGTGACTGCATGGAAACCTGGAAGTGGCTCAAGAACCTCTTCATccatctgcagcttttccacaACTGCACGGATGGGGATGTACTTTCTGTCCTTTGCTGtccctgctttcatccagatttGTTGGCATGGCATTCTGTGGAAGTAGGCGATCAGCAGAATCAAGACGTTGGTGTCTCTCTCACAGTTGGAGTTGAACTTCTCAGCATTGGGGTTGGAGTTTTTCCACATCTGTTTTAGACAGTTTCTTTATACGATCAATTGCTGGAGGGTTGTCTCTATCACAAAGTTTGTCTCGTGCCTGTGCAGCACCTTTTATTGTGTCAaacccctgctgtcctccttttGATAACTTTTCGTTTTTGTCTCCTGACAGATGAGACATTCTTCTAGAGCTAGAGAGTGGCCAGTCTCCAGAGTGCCAGCAGCTCCATGATCAcgctgaaacagaaattaaagtGCTTATTTAGCCAGCTTgttaatgtcttcttcttcttagtactccagcgagggtcagggtatccTGTCTCAGTGCATTGAGTCGACCAGatgaaccaggtttttccattgctggcgatcttgtgccagctgctctgcatcctccacagcagctccgtgttgttggaggtcaCCCGCAACGACGTCGAGCCATCGGGTGCGAGGTTTCCCTTGTGGTCATCTCCAGCCTGAGGCCtctgggtcaaactggagaatggctcGTGTCTGATGTTCTGGGAGTAGACGAAGGACATGGCCGAGCCAGCGGGTTCGGTGTTGTGCAaccaaggaagatgctcggggctggcctgtgcgggCTCTAAGCAGAAACTcgctggggccacctgatgttctccatggttctaagagtcctgctatcaaagccatcgattctTAGGCCAGACTGTCATTCAGGAgccacgtttctgagccatatgGCTCAGAAAGGAtggcagcaggatggagaggacGGCTAATTTGTAAATCCGGAGCTTCGTCGTGCGTGAGATGATCTGGTGctgccagagtggtttccagagggactgcagagcaggTGCTGCCAGGGCTCGTCTGCGGTCAGTCTCTGGTTGTAGATCCccgctgtctgtcaccatggaccccaggtacacaaagttcttgacaggctctacaATGTCGCTCCcaatttgcatgggaggtggattCACCTCGCTAGCTATCTTTAATCAATAGAATTCACTGATTTCAAATAACTTCATTGATTTAcataaacacattcatcaaataaaaaacaagtgttagTTACCTAAGATGGATACCAACAAAGTAATGAAAGCTGTCAGCATGCGTGTTGGCCTCTTGTCTGCAGTAACTCCCTAGTCGGGTTCCAGGCTCACAGTAATCCCCCAGATTGTAATAATATGGTGATGttatacattttctgaaactccaTAGGCAAGTCAGTATTTCAGtatctgttttttgtgtctctggtaTTCCTAGGTACCACAGGgctaaaacaatgaaaataacttAGGCggaatttgtgaaaacaaatatgttCTTTGTGGTTTGAGGAGCTCGAGTGACCACCATGTGTGCCAGAAAGGTTGATAattggatttaaatgaaagctaaaaatgtcctctttaaaataacaccaaacacaacattatTGAACATTGGGAAGTGCCCTAACTATGAGCCTAAGCCAGGATAGGCAACAGTGTCTAACATCTAAATTACCATGGAAGGGGGATAACTTGGAGGAGGAAATATAGAAAATCAGGGGCCTTATTTGAAGGGCAACTGGTGGATTCTTGTTTGGGACACCTTGAACTTTCAAAAAATGCTGGTTGCCcacttttcctcaaaaatgcctacaGGGTCACATGATTCTGAATTTACAGCCCAGTCTATGTTTGTACATTGATAGAATCTTAACTGCTCAgcagttcagttttctttggcAGATTTTTCTATTTCGATGGCCCTGAAGTTTTCGCTTGGTGAAAGCACATACTGAAGGTAGACAGTATCTGTGAAGCCTGTCTGCTGTGTTGGATGCaatgtgagatttttttctcatgtgttgttttacatgctctttatttgtttgttaACACTATATGTCTATGTAGGTGTGGAAACTGACTCCATATGGTCCAGATGCTTTGGAAATGGGAATTTTCACTATAAAACAGTGAATGTTTGCTCAAAATAATGTGGTGTTTTCAGATTTCAGTCCCAGATGGTTCCTTCTTTGCTTAACacagctttatttttcatttgtgagCTACAGAGGAAACTGTGTTCACAATAATTACTGGAACTGTTTCCAAGGCCAGGAAATAGTTTCTGAATGGTTATATTCATAATGCAGTGTTGGGCATGAAGTTCACGCACGTCTTTACTTCTCTGAGACTCAGCCTCCCTTAGAAGTCAGCTTTTTATATTTCAATGACATTTCTGTTGTTATGGGTCTAACTGGATGTCAAATTCCTCAACAGCTGTTTTCACATTCATCATAAACTTCTCCAACCTCCGTTAACACtgtcaaaaacatgtttaaagtaTCTGCTGCTATTAAAGATAAAAATGGGGCAATATGTTTAATGTCCTGTTCTTATTTATATGATAgttttttccacacacacacattgtcattattatttaaGTGCTgattaaagaaaatatatttttcatcaGTGGCCATATTATCAGACCATTGAAACCTTGTGCCCTAAACAATCAAACCAAAGcaaatggatgattttttttcaacccaAGTTTGAACAGtgctatattaaaaaaacaccaaaaagaaATGTTCAGAAAGGAATTACAAGTAAAACTTTTTATTCAAAACCCTTTTACTCCTTTTCTATTATCCTGAAGAGGTAGTACAAATTGTTATGTGTGGAAACATTTTCCCAATCTGTAAAAGTATTGTAAGAGTAAACATTCTCTGATAACAGcttatctttctttctttctttctttctttctttctttctttttctttttcttttgtatttagctgttactttttttttttttttacaaaatatgAATGCCTTTTTAATAAAAGGAAGGACATGTTCAAAAATATTCTGTAGAAGTAAAACCTATATATTCCTTTTCAATTTTGTCTTTTAtaataattagattttttttttttttttgttttttgttttttttttacaaattattctgtattttcataatTTAAGAATTCGTAATTAGTAGCTGTATGGAAATTTCTGGATAAtattttttgaatgtttttatgaATGCATATGTATTAGTTTCATGTATATGTGGTTATTTACAGGCCGGGGGGCTTTAGGACCCCGCGGACACCGTCCATCCGTCCGGGGCGGAGGGGCGGCCGAGGTGCCCCTCAGAGAACTGATCCCAGGTCAGTTTGGAACCCCCAAACCGATCTGGAGCCAGCGCTCGGGATCCTGAACAGCTGATCCCGCGTCAGTTCACCACAACACCCTAAACTACGCATTTTGTGAACGCCGTCACAGGATAAACACAGACGGCTAGGTGGGAGCTAGCATGCTGCGGAGTTGACCCGTAcgtgctggagccatcctccggGCTCGACGCCGCTCCCCGCACCGCCATGAGCGCTCCTCGGTTCGCCTAAATGGCCGCTCGTTGTTCGGGGCAGCGACGCCCCGCGGCTAGCTCGCTGTAGCTCGGAGCCCCGGACCCAGACCGCCAGACGTCCTAATCCGCTCCGCTCCGCGGGCGGAGGTGAGACTGCGAACCGGCCCCGCTCGGATAATGCAAGCGAACCCAACGCGCGGCTTCCTGTGGTCGGACGTGGAGACGCGGACGCTGCTGACCATCTGGGGGGAGCAGGACATTCAGACGGCGCTGGATGGAAACTTCCGAAATAGCTTCGTGTACCGCGATGTTTCCCGGAGGCTGGGGGCGATGGGCTTCGAGAGGACGCCGGAACAATGCCGGGTGCGGATAAAGAGCCTGAAGAGACAGTACCTGCTGGCCAAGGAGGGCAACCTGCGCAACAACGGACAGTACCACAAGATCTGCAAGTTCTACGACATCATGGAGAGGATCCTGACCGGCCCGGCCGGACTCGACCCCCGGGAGTTGATGGAGTGCGGGGCGGCTGGGGAGGAGGCCGTGGACGGcttggaggaggatggagaggacgTCCAGGACGTTTACTCCGAGAGCACCGGAGAGTGTCCTTACCCCGCGGAGACCGAAGTCAAGCTGGAATACCCCACTGTCCCCATCCCCATCCCCGTTAAAGTGACAGTGGGTAACAGCAGTGAgtacatcctcatcctcctcttcctccatcacaTGCATCCCCAGGAAGGGCAAACATAACTTTTTATATCAGACAACTTTCAAAATCTGACATGGAATGCATACCTTTAGTTCATCCACAGTGCATTTACACTTTACTCCActgtttttacactttatttataaatgtgTATTTCTGAATGTTGTGTATCATTTTCTGCTCATCAGATCTGCAGTAAAGCCATGTCCGTTCTCCATGCTGCTTACATTTCAGTCTATAAGTTATGTAAAAATTAGATAATTGTTCTCTAAGTAAACATATAAAATCTGGGTTGATCTGCAAGTTAAGCAAATCTATCAGACCAAACTCAAAATAGTAACAGACTAGAAAAGCACTGGGAGAGCTCAGATCTCTGCCAAACAGctcagtccccccccccccccccccttaatcCGGATCACTCCCAAAATCTAATCACTTGCTCCTAGTCCCGTTTCGGACGTTTCCTGATAATTTTAACATAATCCATCTAGAACTTTTGGAATTATGTTGCTAACAAACAGATCCTACTGTAAATGTTACATATATAATGACAGAGTAAGGGATAATGAAGCTGATTACTGAAACAGTCTGCTGGTTACGATGCATGATTTCTGAATATATGCCCTCACAAACCTGCATCTCATGCTGTCCACCCATTCTTTTTGCTCAGGTGCTTCAGTCAGACCTCACACCAGCAGCCATTCAGCCAGTCACTCTTCTGCCAGAGCGCCTAAACGCCCCCGCAAGCGGCGCGCCAACTTCCCCATGGAGAAGCTGATGGAGCAGTTCCTGGAGCAGAGCGCCCAGGCCGAGGACGGCTTCTACCGCATGGAGGAGCAGCGCTTACAGGCCGAGGACCGCCGCCGCGAGGCCGAGCACGCCCGAGAGCTGCACATGCTGCAGATGCTCGGCCAGATGTTCGCCAGCATCTCTTCTTCCAGGCCCGGCTCTGCAGCCACTCCCTGCAAGAcggcgcctcctcctcctcctccacccaccgcTGCCCGCGCTCCCGTCATTTCCTCCGCCTCACTGTCTCACACGCGAGACCTGTCCGGCCACCTCAAACGCCGTTCGCCACAGACAGACTGTTTGagccaacacacacagctgttgaGCACAGATCCTCAGACATTAGGTATTGGTTCTGCTCCGTGTGAGGCAGAAGGGATCGGCCGTAATGCGAAGGCTCGGTGATCCGTGTTGTTTTGGTTTACCGCCCTCTGATTTGTCACTGattcagtccatcacagcacaaCGTAAGACGCTCACTCTGGTTATTTCCGCAGTGCTTGAACGATACTACGCTTTGGGATCCACATCTCATAAAGGCATGGAGGATGACATCCTTTCACTAGTGAAGACCATAATCCCTCCGCTGACTTCCAAAAAGCACAAAGGACAAGACGGCCGAATCGGGATCATCGGAGGATGCCAAGAGTATGTCCCATCAAGACCCAGTCTTTATTAtttaatgcaaagaaaaattcAATACCTTTCTAATTGAGCAATTTACCAAACTTTATTTCATGTCTGTCTACTAAAGCTACACGGGAGCTCCATACTTTGCTGCCATCTCTGCACTGAAAGTGGTAAGCCCTGCTTGTGATCCTTGGCTCGCTTCCCGGTGAGAGTCCGGCCTGTCTCAGCGGCGATGTCCGTGTTTCGTGTGCAGGGAGCCGACTTGTCCCATGTGTTCTGTACCAAAGACGCCGCGACTGTGATCAAATCCTACAGCCCTGAACTCATCGTTCACCCCGTTCTGTAAGTACACGTCCACT is a genomic window containing:
- the naxd gene encoding ATP-dependent (S)-NAD(P)H-hydrate dehydratase isoform X1 yields the protein MQANPTRGFLWSDVETRTLLTIWGEQDIQTALDGNFRNSFVYRDVSRRLGAMGFERTPEQCRVRIKSLKRQYLLAKEGNLRNNGQYHKICKFYDIMERILTGPAGLDPRELMECGAAGEEAVDGLEEDGEDVQDVYSESTGECPYPAETEVKLEYPTVPIPIPVKVTVGNSSASVRPHTSSHSASHSSARAPKRPRKRRANFPMEKLMEQFLEQSAQAEDGFYRMEEQRLQAEDRRREAEHARELHMLQMLGQMFASISSSRPGSAATPCKTAPPPPPPPTAARAPVISSASLSHTRDLSGHLKRRSPQTDCLSQHTQLLSTDPQTLVLERYYALGSTSHKGMEDDILSLVKTIIPPLTSKKHKGQDGRIGIIGGCQDYTGAPYFAAISALKVGADLSHVFCTKDAATVIKSYSPELIVHPVLDSPNAVEEIEKWLPRLHGLVVGPGLGRDDFLLKTAKEVIERSKARDIPIVIDADGLWLVTQQPSVIQGYQKGILTPNFMEFTRLYEALHHEPMDSSDHQRGVLQVSAAMGNLTLVLKGEQDLITDGSRVFSCSVEGSGRRCGGQGDLLSGSMGVLAHWAHTASTAGTVRSVNPSVVAAFGACSLTRQCNSQAFQQHGRSTTTSDMIQEIGSAFKKLFES